The proteins below come from a single Rosa rugosa chromosome 2, drRosRugo1.1, whole genome shotgun sequence genomic window:
- the LOC133734021 gene encoding 65-kDa microtubule-associated protein 1: MVTDAKNPLGETTCGSLLQKLQEIWDEVGESDEQRDRMLLQLEQECLDVYKRKVELAAKSRAQLLQALSDGKLELSTLQSALGEKSSVGVPEKTSGTIKEQLAAIAPALEQLWKQKEERVTEFSDVQSQIQKICGEIAGNLSLSETPAVDESDLSLKKLDEYQSQLQDLQKEKSERLHKVLEFVSTVHDLCAVLGIDFYSTVTEVHPSLNDSTGVQSKSISNETLSRLDKTVLALEEDKKQRLHKLQESAAQLIDLWNLMDTPEEERKLFDHVTCNISASVDEVTVPGALAPDLIEQTEIEVERLDQLKSSRMKEIAFKKQGELEEIFARAHIETDTEAAREKIMELIDSGSVEPTELLADMDDQIAKAKDEALSRKDILDKVEKWMSACEEESWLEDYNRDENRYNASRGAHLNLKRAEKARILVNKIPALVDTLVAKTRVWEEERGISFTYDGVPLLAMLDEYAMLRQEREEEKRRLRDQKKFQELQHTEQESVFGSKPSPSPARPVGTKKVVGPRANGGPNGTPRRLSLNANQNGRSAVKDAKRDPRPVAPMNYVEVSKEDAASHISGTGSGSDPIPASP; this comes from the exons ATGGTCACGGATGCTAAAAACCCTCTTGGAGAAACCACCTGCGGTTCTTTGCTGCAGAAACTGCAG GAAATTTGGGATGAAGTTGGTGAGAGTGATGAGCAACGAGACAGAATGCTTCTGCAATTAGAGCAGGAGTGTCTGGATGTATACAAGAGAAAGGTTGAGCTGGCAGCAAAGTCAAGGGCACAGCTTCTTCAGGCACTGTCCGATGGCAAACTTGAGCTTTCCACTCTTCAATCAGCACTTGGAGAAAAAAGTTCTGTTGGAGTT CCAGAGAAGACTTCTGGAACAATCAAGGAACAGCTTGCGGCTATAGCACCAGCACTGGAACAGTTGTGGAaacagaaagaagagagagtaaCCGAATTTTCTGATgtacaatcacagatacaaaaGATTTGTGGAGAAATTGCTGGGAACCTTTCTCTCAGTGAGACTCCTGCTGTTGATGAGTCTGATCTGTCCCTGAAAAAGTTAGATGAATATCAATCCCAACTTCAAGATCTTCAAAAGGAAAAG AGTGAAAGGCTGCACAAGGTGCTGGAATTTGTGAGCACAGTGCATGATCTTTGTGCTGTACTTGGAATAGACTTCTACAGTACTGTTACAGAGGTTCATCCTAGCTTGAATGACTCAACTGGTGTGCAATCCAAAAGCATTAGCAATGAAACTCTATCCAGGCTGGATAAGACAGTCTTAGCActagaagaagataagaagcaGAGGCTGCATAAG CTTCAAGAGTCGGCAGCACAGCTAATTGATCTCTGGAATCTGATGGATACCCCTGAAGAGGAAAGGAAACTGTTTGACCATGTTACCTGTAACATATCAGCTTCAGTTGATGAAGTGACAGTTCCTGGGGCCCTTGCGCCAGATCTAATTGAGCAG ACTGAGATTGAAGTTGAGAGGCTTGATCAGTTGAAATCAAGCAGGATGAAGGAAATTGCATTTAAAAAGCAAGGGGAGCTTGAGGAGATTTTTGCTCGAGCGCACATAGAAACAGACACTGAAGCTGCCAGAGAAAAGATTATGGAACTCATTGATTCTGGGAGTGTTGAGCCTACTGAGTTACTGGCTGACATGGATGATCAGATAGCAAAAGCGAAGGATGAAGCTCTCAGCAGAAAGGACATATTGGACAAAGTTGAGAAATGGATGTCAGCCTGTGAAGAGGAGAGTTGGCTTGAGGACTACAATCGT GATGAAAACAGGTACAATGCAAGTAGAGGTGCACACCTAAATCTAAAGCGTGCAGAAAAAGCACGTATTCTGGTTAACAAAATTCCAG CTTTGGTTGACACACTGGTAGCCAAAACTCGTGTGTGGGAGGAAGAACGTGGCATATCATTTACTTATGATGGTGTTCCTCTTCTCGCTATGCTAGATGAATATGCCATGCTCAggcaagaaagagaagaagagaagcggAGATTGAGG GATCAGAAGAAGTTCCAGGAGCTACAACACACAGAACAAGAAAGCGTATTTGGTTCAAAGCCTAGCCCTAGCCCTGCTCGACCAGTTGGCACAAAGAAGGTAGTAGGTCCTCGTGCAAATGGTGGTCCCAATGGGACTCCCAGACGACTTTCACTTAATGCTAATCAAAATGGAAGGTCGGCAGTGAAAGATGCAAAGAGGGATCCTAGACCTGTTGCTCCTATGAACTATGTTGAAGTATCGAAAGAGGATGCTGCATCCCACATTTCGGGAACTGGTTCTGGCAGTGACCCAATTCCGGCTTCACCATAA